In Hahella sp. KA22, one genomic interval encodes:
- a CDS encoding TonB-dependent siderophore receptor, whose amino-acid sequence MATQRCPGKFAPRLFPSSSQTCSARRSVRHAPPYVANGLAYWIAALSLGLLASGGVAAEDSDDVQVLQPVTVNAKTSEAAPSEGSGSYRTKSSNTASRMNLSLRETPQSVSVITRTQLQDFALTDINDVLAYSPGVTVEQVETDRTYFTARGFDITNFQLDGIGVPFVYGNLYGDIDTAIYDRIEVLRGANGLMTGTGTPSATVNFVRKRPTTDPQASVGLSYGSWDNRRVDADISGALLESERVRGRLVVSYQDKESYLDRYEQEKTLFYGVVEADLNDSTTLTLGHSRQDTLSNSPMWGALPLYRTDGSATDYDASVSTATDWAYWDGRIDSSFAELAYDFANGWRVKGVLTRQQVKADTKLFYVYGTPNPDTSGSDLYAYPSLYGFDNEQWIADVYATGPFTLGGREHEAVIGLNWSKSEVWDESKYGAGIGTEIDDIDDWDGDYPDPEYNAGVAGSEFTDKRRSLYAATRLKPMDRLTLITGFRVTDLDSSGVTYGDSKKETQSGEVVPYAGVVADIHENHSVYVSYTKIFDPQFKDDIDHNRIAPVKGDNIEAGLKSELFNERLNTTVAVFKTEQDNVAEVAGVYPGTSTNYYKGVDGVSSQGYELEIAGEVSPGWEVAGGFTYVSIEDKDGEDAKTYVPRRMLRLSSSYRVPGLERLKVGASLSWQDDIYREQGVATTGPNAGESIRTTQEDYMLVNLMAKYDFMDNWSATVNLDNITDEKYLNSLYWAQSYYGAPRSAKLTVNWTY is encoded by the coding sequence ATGGCGACGCAGCGTTGTCCCGGTAAATTTGCGCCCCGTTTATTCCCAAGCTCTTCCCAAACTTGCAGCGCCAGACGCTCTGTTCGTCACGCGCCGCCCTATGTCGCCAACGGACTGGCGTACTGGATTGCGGCGTTGTCGTTGGGGTTGCTGGCTTCTGGAGGCGTCGCGGCGGAAGATAGCGATGACGTGCAGGTGTTGCAGCCGGTGACGGTAAACGCTAAAACGAGCGAGGCTGCTCCCAGCGAGGGAAGTGGCTCATATCGGACCAAGTCGAGCAATACCGCATCGCGAATGAACCTGTCTCTGCGGGAGACCCCGCAGTCGGTGTCGGTGATCACCCGAACGCAACTGCAGGACTTTGCGCTGACGGATATCAACGATGTGCTGGCGTACAGTCCCGGCGTCACCGTGGAGCAGGTGGAAACCGACCGCACCTACTTTACGGCAAGAGGGTTTGATATCACAAACTTCCAGCTCGATGGCATTGGCGTCCCTTTCGTATACGGCAACCTGTACGGCGATATTGATACGGCAATATACGACCGTATTGAGGTGCTTCGCGGCGCCAATGGACTCATGACTGGCACGGGAACGCCCTCCGCCACGGTTAACTTCGTGCGCAAGCGGCCGACAACGGACCCCCAGGCTTCCGTGGGGCTTTCTTATGGCTCATGGGACAACCGTCGTGTCGACGCGGATATTTCCGGCGCTCTGCTGGAGTCGGAGAGAGTACGTGGCAGGCTGGTCGTTTCCTATCAGGACAAAGAGTCCTATCTGGATCGCTATGAGCAGGAAAAGACCCTGTTTTATGGCGTAGTGGAGGCGGATCTGAATGACAGCACCACGCTGACGCTAGGACACAGCCGCCAGGATACGCTCTCGAACAGCCCAATGTGGGGCGCATTGCCGCTGTACCGGACGGATGGTTCGGCGACGGATTACGATGCGTCCGTCAGCACGGCGACGGACTGGGCGTACTGGGATGGTCGTATCGACAGCTCCTTTGCTGAGCTGGCCTATGACTTCGCCAACGGCTGGCGTGTCAAAGGCGTGCTCACTCGTCAGCAGGTCAAGGCCGATACCAAGCTGTTTTATGTCTATGGGACGCCGAATCCGGATACGTCCGGGTCTGATCTTTACGCGTATCCCAGCCTGTACGGTTTTGATAACGAGCAGTGGATCGCCGATGTCTATGCGACAGGGCCATTCACCCTGGGAGGACGGGAACACGAAGCGGTGATTGGTTTGAACTGGTCTAAATCCGAGGTGTGGGACGAGTCCAAATATGGCGCGGGAATCGGGACGGAAATCGATGACATTGACGATTGGGATGGCGATTATCCCGACCCGGAATATAACGCAGGTGTCGCTGGCAGCGAATTCACCGATAAGCGCAGAAGCCTGTACGCCGCTACGCGGCTCAAGCCCATGGATCGTCTGACCTTGATCACAGGCTTCCGTGTGACGGACCTGGATAGCAGCGGCGTTACCTACGGCGACAGCAAAAAAGAAACGCAAAGTGGAGAAGTGGTTCCTTATGCCGGCGTTGTGGCGGATATACACGAAAATCATTCGGTATATGTCAGCTACACCAAAATATTCGATCCCCAGTTCAAAGACGACATCGACCATAACCGCATCGCACCAGTGAAGGGCGACAATATCGAAGCAGGGTTGAAGAGTGAGCTGTTTAACGAGCGCCTCAATACCACCGTCGCTGTCTTCAAAACCGAACAGGACAACGTCGCGGAAGTGGCGGGCGTTTATCCTGGAACCAGTACGAATTACTACAAAGGCGTGGATGGCGTTTCCAGTCAGGGGTATGAGCTGGAGATCGCCGGAGAAGTGTCTCCCGGCTGGGAAGTGGCGGGCGGCTTCACCTACGTTTCCATTGAAGACAAAGACGGCGAGGACGCCAAGACCTACGTGCCCCGGCGTATGCTGCGGTTGTCGTCCAGCTATCGCGTTCCCGGACTGGAGCGTCTGAAAGTGGGCGCCAGTTTGAGCTGGCAGGACGACATATACAGGGAGCAGGGCGTGGCTACGACGGGTCCGAATGCGGGCGAATCCATCCGCACCACTCAGGAGGACTATATGCTGGTCAATCTGATGGCCAAGTATGATTTTATGGATAACTGGAGCGCCACTGTGAATCTGGACAACATCACGGATGAGAAATACCTGAACAGTCTGTACTGGGCGCAGAGTTATTATGGCGCGCCCCGCAGCGCCAAGCTGACGGTTAACTGGACCTATTGA
- a CDS encoding siderophore ferric iron reductase, whose translation MHTNQPGAASVPLDALLRASALAHPALTGEIGVDNAGLICAKADNQEILTQLHNHWRDACPEAGAPYWAVRSWTMLVWQPTFLAVAAVHLVGTAAPLSELGQKYAQGVVAGFRMPPVALPTAAIERLIELSGAELAQVCEVFLDQLNPIAKVKPLIAKRLVADSLLSALSRLSLLSAPPDNDEIQQWAQAWLKAMNLVGYSSLTPIPLSNGRQQLTLDRKACCLHYLRQDGELCASCPKQKPHVRVQRLTKEWNAYA comes from the coding sequence ATGCACACCAATCAGCCCGGCGCCGCATCCGTTCCACTGGACGCATTGCTGCGCGCCTCCGCTCTGGCGCACCCTGCGTTAACGGGAGAGATTGGCGTCGATAACGCCGGTTTGATTTGCGCAAAGGCGGATAACCAGGAGATTCTGACGCAATTACACAACCACTGGCGCGATGCCTGCCCCGAGGCCGGCGCCCCATACTGGGCCGTGCGCAGTTGGACCATGCTGGTATGGCAACCGACCTTTCTTGCCGTCGCAGCGGTGCATCTGGTCGGAACCGCCGCGCCTTTATCAGAACTGGGGCAGAAATACGCCCAGGGTGTAGTAGCGGGTTTTCGCATGCCGCCCGTGGCCTTGCCCACCGCCGCCATCGAACGCTTGATCGAACTCAGCGGCGCAGAGCTGGCGCAAGTGTGCGAGGTCTTTCTGGATCAGCTAAACCCCATCGCCAAGGTCAAACCGCTGATCGCCAAGCGCCTGGTTGCGGACAGTCTGTTATCCGCCCTCTCCCGCCTCAGCCTGCTAAGCGCGCCTCCCGACAACGACGAGATTCAACAGTGGGCGCAAGCTTGGCTGAAAGCCATGAATCTTGTTGGATACAGCAGCCTGACGCCCATTCCACTGAGCAATGGAAGACAGCAACTGACCCTGGACCGCAAAGCCTGTTGCCTGCACTACCTGCGCCAGGACGGCGAACTGTGCGCGTCATGTCCAAAACAGAAACCGCATGTGCGCGTACAACGACTGACGAAAGAGTGGAACGCCTATGCTTGA
- a CDS encoding ABC transporter ATP-binding protein, producing MLELEDIRVRRDGRDILSLPQLSLDPHRFTVILGHNGSGKSTLINLLARQIQPDSGVIRLQNRPLDDYSQRDLARNIAFLPQNPPEVAGLNVRELIRLGRFPWRGTFGRWRQEDTTIIETAMAQTGVSRYTEHLTDQLSGGERQRAWIAMLLAQQAPLLMLDEPTSALDLSHQYEVMGLLRRLNQEHGRGVIVILHDVNLAARFADRIVALKQGRLAFDGAPETLLSASLLGELYGIDIDLVDHPRQDGKIAVVA from the coding sequence ATGCTTGAGCTTGAAGATATCCGCGTGCGCCGCGATGGGCGTGACATCCTGTCTCTGCCTCAGCTTTCTCTGGACCCACACCGCTTCACCGTCATCCTGGGGCATAACGGGTCTGGAAAATCCACCCTGATCAATTTGCTGGCTCGGCAAATCCAGCCGGACTCCGGCGTCATCAGGCTGCAAAACCGCCCGTTGGACGATTACTCACAACGAGATCTGGCGAGGAATATCGCGTTTCTGCCGCAAAATCCGCCGGAAGTCGCCGGCCTTAATGTCAGGGAGCTGATACGCCTGGGCCGCTTTCCCTGGCGTGGGACATTCGGACGCTGGCGCCAGGAAGATACGACGATTATCGAGACGGCGATGGCGCAGACAGGCGTGTCCCGCTATACGGAGCACCTGACGGACCAGCTATCCGGCGGCGAGCGTCAACGCGCCTGGATCGCCATGTTGTTAGCCCAGCAGGCGCCCTTGCTGATGCTGGACGAACCTACTTCCGCTCTGGATTTATCTCATCAATACGAAGTGATGGGGTTGCTGCGCCGTCTTAATCAGGAGCATGGACGCGGCGTTATCGTCATCCTCCACGACGTCAACCTGGCCGCCCGTTTCGCAGACCGCATCGTAGCTCTGAAACAAGGACGACTGGCGTTCGACGGCGCGCCGGAAACACTGCTGTCCGCGTCGCTGTTAGGAGAGTTGTACGGCATTGATATCGACCTCGTCGATCATCCGCGCCAGGACGGCAAAATCGCGGTAGTGGCATGA
- a CDS encoding ABC transporter substrate-binding protein has translation MTLISNLIRPSRRPLTRSRACIALATILTLTISVCAQALTITDSRGEHEFAQTPQRVIALNWSMAENLVELGVTPVGVADIKGYQEWVVRPQLTDSITDVGTRSEPNLERIAALQPDVILLSSMQEGMVEKLEQIAPVLFFDSFRADHDNFDVSRQIFLQLARLFDKETTAKQKLDAMDTRFGELQEQLKAHYHGDLPKVAAVRFTTPSVLRIFGDNSMAQAAMAKLGLQPALPQPATQWGITQKKVTDLGRIKDGVVIYIEPFEQADDLFSTPLWRAMPFVRSGRFAAARSTWTYGGPLSVQYLAESITDALLTLTP, from the coding sequence ATGACTTTAATTTCCAACCTGATTCGCCCTTCCCGTCGCCCGCTCACGCGCAGCCGCGCCTGCATCGCTCTCGCCACTATCCTGACGTTGACGATCAGCGTCTGCGCCCAGGCGCTTACCATTACCGACAGTCGCGGCGAGCATGAATTCGCGCAAACGCCGCAACGGGTCATCGCGCTGAACTGGTCCATGGCGGAAAATCTGGTGGAGTTGGGCGTCACGCCCGTCGGCGTCGCCGATATCAAGGGCTATCAGGAGTGGGTGGTGCGACCGCAACTGACGGATTCCATCACTGACGTGGGCACGCGCTCCGAACCAAACCTGGAGCGCATTGCGGCCCTGCAACCGGATGTGATTTTGCTTTCCAGCATGCAGGAAGGCATGGTGGAAAAACTGGAGCAAATAGCGCCGGTGCTGTTTTTCGACTCTTTCCGCGCTGACCACGATAACTTCGATGTCTCCAGGCAGATCTTCCTGCAACTGGCTCGGCTGTTCGACAAAGAAACCACGGCGAAGCAAAAACTGGACGCCATGGACACTCGTTTTGGCGAACTGCAGGAGCAGTTGAAAGCGCACTATCACGGCGACTTGCCCAAAGTGGCGGCAGTGCGCTTCACCACGCCCTCGGTCCTGCGCATCTTTGGCGACAACTCCATGGCGCAAGCCGCCATGGCCAAACTGGGTCTACAGCCAGCCCTGCCACAGCCGGCGACCCAATGGGGCATTACGCAGAAAAAGGTGACGGATCTGGGGCGCATCAAAGACGGCGTGGTGATTTATATTGAGCCTTTCGAACAGGCGGACGACCTGTTCTCCACTCCATTGTGGCGGGCAATGCCCTTCGTTCGCAGCGGCCGCTTCGCCGCCGCCCGCTCCACCTGGACTTACGGCGGACCGCTGTCGGTGCAATATCTGGCGGAATCCATCACCGACGCCTTATTAACACTGACGCCGTGA
- the fhuB gene encoding Fe(3+)-hydroxamate ABC transporter permease FhuB, whose translation MRRYLVTLALLPVLLFAYLQLGSPPPLSLQWTLLSGGAAVEFEDFQFFYATLPRAALALLVGGAMGLVGSLLQQITQNRLLSPMTLGAASGAWLALVCASVWAPVLMANYGAWIAMAGASLSVTLVLLIAGSGGLAGLPVVLAGMAVNILLGAAASAIVLLNDQYARNLFIWGAGDLTQTDWNWVIWLAPKLSIALLILLFAHRPLTLLRLGEAGARGRGMGVFATLALLLPAALWLVACSITAVGVISFIGLLTPNLARALGARRAGDELTYSLLLGGLLLLGTDAIAVLASQWTTDLVPSGAAAALIGAPGLIWFTRRKLTAADHSSLQLPAGVMKLSKTALIMLALGVPVTATIALLWSPEGAGSVSWRFGWPSDLVFSLRWPRIVTAAAAGGGMALAGVILQRLIRNPLASPDILGMSAGASLTLVLSVLAFGGSIYQAGPLIAFAGSLGVLLLLLLLGRRHHYAPGVMVLTGISLAALIDALVRFALAKGSDSAYSILGWLAGSTYQTTDGKAWLLLSGVIILATVCALCSRWLTLISAGDQVALARGLNVKRARLALLFLASLACALVTAVMGPVAFVGLLAPHMAAMLGARKAAQQLLLAILLGALLMILSDWLGRTLLYPAQMPAGAIASLLGGGYFIYLLTRRRAT comes from the coding sequence ATGCGCCGCTATCTGGTCACCCTGGCGTTATTGCCGGTTCTGCTGTTCGCCTACCTGCAACTTGGCTCACCGCCGCCGCTCAGCCTGCAATGGACGTTGCTCAGCGGCGGAGCGGCCGTGGAGTTCGAGGACTTTCAGTTCTTTTACGCCACTCTGCCCCGGGCCGCGCTGGCCTTGCTGGTCGGCGGCGCCATGGGACTGGTCGGCAGTCTGTTGCAGCAAATCACGCAGAATCGCCTGCTCTCCCCCATGACCCTGGGCGCCGCATCAGGAGCCTGGCTGGCGCTGGTCTGCGCCAGCGTCTGGGCGCCCGTCCTGATGGCGAATTACGGCGCCTGGATCGCCATGGCGGGAGCCAGCTTATCTGTCACGCTGGTGTTATTGATCGCCGGCAGCGGAGGTCTTGCCGGACTGCCTGTCGTGCTGGCGGGCATGGCCGTCAATATCCTGCTGGGCGCAGCGGCTTCCGCCATCGTGCTGCTCAACGATCAGTATGCGCGCAACCTGTTCATCTGGGGCGCAGGCGACTTGACGCAAACAGACTGGAACTGGGTGATCTGGCTCGCCCCCAAACTAAGCATCGCCCTGCTGATTTTACTCTTCGCACATCGCCCCCTGACCTTGCTGCGCCTTGGGGAAGCCGGCGCGCGAGGACGCGGCATGGGCGTTTTCGCCACCCTGGCGTTACTGCTTCCCGCCGCGCTTTGGCTGGTGGCGTGCTCTATCACAGCCGTAGGAGTTATCAGTTTTATTGGCTTGCTGACGCCCAACCTCGCTCGCGCACTGGGCGCGCGCCGCGCTGGTGACGAGTTGACGTATAGCCTGTTGCTTGGCGGACTGCTGTTACTGGGAACGGACGCCATCGCCGTTCTGGCCAGCCAATGGACAACCGATCTGGTTCCCAGCGGCGCCGCGGCGGCGCTTATCGGCGCGCCTGGGCTAATCTGGTTCACCCGGCGCAAGTTAACCGCCGCTGATCACAGCTCTCTACAGCTGCCTGCCGGCGTCATGAAACTCTCCAAAACCGCCTTGATCATGCTGGCGCTGGGCGTGCCTGTCACAGCAACCATAGCGCTGTTGTGGTCTCCAGAGGGGGCCGGCTCCGTCAGCTGGCGCTTTGGCTGGCCGTCCGACCTGGTCTTCTCTCTGCGCTGGCCGCGTATTGTCACCGCGGCGGCGGCTGGAGGCGGTATGGCCCTGGCGGGCGTCATCCTTCAGCGATTGATTCGCAATCCCCTGGCGAGCCCGGATATTCTGGGCATGTCCGCCGGCGCATCGCTGACATTAGTGCTTTCCGTGCTGGCGTTTGGCGGCTCGATCTATCAAGCCGGCCCTTTAATCGCTTTCGCCGGCAGCCTGGGCGTACTTTTGCTGCTATTGCTGCTGGGACGCCGACATCACTACGCCCCCGGCGTCATGGTGCTGACCGGCATCTCCCTGGCGGCGTTGATCGACGCCCTCGTGCGTTTCGCCCTGGCCAAGGGCAGCGACAGCGCCTATTCGATTCTGGGCTGGCTGGCCGGCTCCACTTACCAAACCACCGACGGCAAGGCATGGCTTCTGCTGTCCGGCGTTATCATCCTCGCTACGGTATGCGCGCTCTGTTCCCGCTGGCTGACATTGATCTCCGCCGGCGACCAGGTGGCGCTGGCCCGTGGTCTGAATGTCAAACGCGCCCGGCTGGCGCTACTGTTTCTGGCTTCTCTCGCCTGCGCGCTGGTCACTGCGGTGATGGGCCCCGTCGCCTTCGTAGGCCTGCTTGCGCCACACATGGCCGCCATGCTCGGCGCCCGCAAAGCGGCGCAGCAACTGCTTCTCGCCATCCTGTTGGGGGCGTTGCTGATGATTCTCTCCGATTGGCTGGGACGCACACTTTTATACCCGGCGCAAATGCCCGCAGGCGCGATCGCGTCTTTGCTTGGCGGCGGTTACTTCATCTATCTGCTGACGCGTCGACGCGCAACTTAA
- a CDS encoding PfkB family carbohydrate kinase — protein sequence MITEREQEILDLIRQDPLISQQALADRLGVSRSAVAGHIMNLSNKGAIRGKGYILADNPYVVVIGGANMDILGQPSDKLLPRDSNPGHVSCSPGGVARNIAENLARLGVDVRLIAPLGKDVYGQTLLEQGQQCGIDMRHCLQLDDAVTSTYLSVLDACGDMSVAINDMQILDRLSVEYLRSHADMIRRASLLIVDANLSAGVLEYLLSQFPDLPIFADPVSGPKSDKLRGLLDALHTFKPNLAEAQRLSGLDAQDDGQLSQLASWFHQKGVQRVCISLGAQGVYVSEAGRHQLYPPPPIQPVNANGAGDAFLAGLAYGWLAQWPTPKSVNFAIAASAVAMSHQATINPNMSLATVNRLLEETFL from the coding sequence GTGATAACCGAACGCGAACAGGAGATCCTGGATTTAATCCGCCAGGACCCGCTTATCTCTCAACAGGCCCTGGCCGACCGTCTGGGCGTCAGCCGCTCCGCCGTGGCGGGCCATATTATGAACCTCTCCAACAAAGGCGCGATTCGCGGCAAAGGCTACATCCTCGCGGACAATCCTTACGTTGTGGTGATTGGCGGCGCCAACATGGATATCCTCGGGCAGCCCAGCGACAAACTGCTGCCCCGCGACTCCAATCCGGGGCATGTCAGCTGCTCTCCCGGCGGCGTCGCCCGCAATATTGCGGAAAACCTGGCGCGGCTGGGCGTGGACGTGCGTTTGATCGCGCCTCTGGGCAAGGATGTATACGGGCAGACGCTATTGGAGCAAGGCCAGCAATGCGGCATCGACATGCGCCACTGCCTGCAACTGGACGACGCTGTCACCTCCACCTATCTGTCAGTGCTGGACGCATGCGGCGACATGTCCGTCGCCATCAACGACATGCAGATCCTGGATCGTCTCAGCGTCGAATACCTGCGCAGCCATGCCGACATGATCCGACGCGCCAGCCTGCTGATAGTCGACGCCAACCTATCCGCCGGCGTATTGGAGTACCTGCTCAGCCAGTTCCCAGATCTGCCGATATTCGCTGATCCGGTATCTGGTCCCAAGTCGGACAAGTTACGCGGGTTGCTCGACGCCCTCCACACCTTCAAGCCCAATCTGGCGGAGGCGCAGCGCCTCTCCGGGCTGGACGCTCAGGATGACGGACAGCTATCCCAACTGGCCTCCTGGTTTCATCAGAAAGGCGTGCAGCGTGTTTGCATCAGTCTGGGCGCCCAGGGCGTTTACGTCAGCGAAGCCGGCCGTCACCAACTGTATCCGCCGCCGCCAATCCAGCCGGTTAACGCCAACGGCGCCGGCGATGCGTTTCTCGCCGGGCTCGCCTATGGCTGGCTCGCACAATGGCCCACGCCCAAATCCGTTAACTTCGCCATCGCCGCCTCGGCGGTGGCCATGTCGCACCAGGCGACCATCAATCCGAATATGTCCCTGGCGACCGTGAACCGTTTACTAGAGGAAACTTTTTTATGA
- a CDS encoding pseudouridine-5'-phosphate glycosidase — MNTYLDVSPEVQAALAAGKPVVALESTIISHGMPWPQNAETALQVEQIVRDNGAVPATIAIIKGRLKVGLSKEEIEYLGQAGLSVTKASRRDIPFIVARGGDGATTVASTMILAAMAGVKVFATGGIGGVHRGAQETFDISADLQELAHTDVAVICAGAKSILDLGLTREYLETHGVPLVGYQTSTLPAFYTRDSDFDVDYQLDTPEQIASALKAKWAMGLRGGVVIANPIPEAYAMDRTKIDAAISSALAEMDDKGVSGKDSTPFLLAKVAEITGGDSLKANIQLVFNNAALAARIAASYYA, encoded by the coding sequence ATGAATACTTATCTGGACGTATCTCCCGAAGTACAAGCCGCTCTGGCGGCCGGCAAACCGGTCGTGGCGCTGGAGTCCACTATCATTTCCCATGGCATGCCCTGGCCGCAAAACGCGGAAACCGCATTGCAGGTGGAACAGATCGTACGCGACAACGGCGCCGTTCCCGCCACTATCGCCATCATCAAAGGCCGCCTGAAAGTCGGTTTAAGCAAGGAAGAGATTGAATACCTGGGCCAGGCCGGTTTGAGCGTCACCAAAGCCAGCCGCCGCGATATTCCCTTTATCGTCGCCCGTGGCGGCGACGGCGCCACGACTGTCGCCTCAACAATGATCCTGGCGGCCATGGCGGGAGTCAAAGTCTTCGCCACCGGCGGTATCGGCGGCGTGCATCGCGGCGCCCAGGAAACCTTTGATATCTCCGCCGACCTGCAGGAGCTGGCGCACACCGACGTGGCGGTCATCTGCGCCGGCGCCAAATCCATTCTCGACCTGGGACTGACCCGGGAATATCTGGAAACTCATGGCGTGCCACTGGTGGGCTATCAGACTTCCACCCTGCCTGCGTTCTACACCCGCGACAGCGATTTCGATGTGGATTATCAATTGGATACGCCAGAGCAGATCGCTTCGGCGCTGAAAGCAAAATGGGCAATGGGTCTGCGCGGCGGCGTGGTGATCGCCAACCCGATCCCAGAAGCCTACGCCATGGATCGCACTAAAATTGACGCAGCAATCAGCTCAGCGTTGGCGGAGATGGACGACAAGGGCGTCAGCGGTAAAGACTCCACGCCATTCCTATTGGCGAAAGTGGCGGAAATTACCGGCGGCGACAGCCTGAAAGCCAACATCCAGCTGGTGTTCAATAACGCAGCCCTGGCGGCGCGCATCGCTGCGTCCTACTACGCTTAA
- a CDS encoding response regulator transcription factor — MRPFHKEIQTVNTPLLLIDDNQVFLQTLARSLSRRGESVLTASCGDEALAHLEDSSPSRAVLDLNLAGDSGLQLLSEMLQRQPQLQVVMLTGYSSIATAVEAIKRGALNYLCKPVTATELLAAFGEPREEAPVESEVDTDATLSVRRLEWEHIQRVLQENEGNISATARALNMHRRTLQRKLQKKPARR; from the coding sequence ATGCGACCCTTTCACAAGGAAATCCAAACGGTGAATACGCCGCTGCTACTAATCGATGACAATCAGGTTTTTCTGCAAACTCTCGCCCGCTCTCTAAGTCGGCGTGGCGAGTCTGTACTCACCGCCAGTTGTGGCGACGAGGCGCTGGCTCATTTGGAAGACAGTAGTCCGAGTCGGGCGGTGCTGGATCTGAATCTGGCGGGGGATAGCGGATTGCAACTGCTCAGCGAGATGCTGCAGCGCCAGCCGCAATTACAGGTCGTGATGTTGACGGGCTACTCCAGCATCGCCACTGCGGTGGAGGCGATCAAGCGCGGCGCCTTGAATTATCTCTGTAAACCGGTGACGGCGACGGAGCTGCTGGCGGCTTTTGGCGAGCCCCGCGAAGAAGCGCCGGTTGAATCTGAAGTGGATACGGATGCGACCCTGTCCGTGCGGCGTCTGGAGTGGGAGCACATTCAACGGGTGTTGCAGGAGAATGAAGGCAATATCTCGGCGACGGCGAGAGCGCTGAACATGCATCGCCGCACTTTGCAGCGGAAACTACAAAAAAAACCCGCCCGGCGCTGA